One window from the genome of Rhizoctonia solani chromosome 15, complete sequence encodes:
- a CDS encoding Retrotransposon-derived protein PEG10, with protein MEPEPTLSALLEAIAALTTQVGSLQDQVKSQGKQIIQLTAICKETNNLVGDKDQGGAQTKPGPLTGPVTPPTHSGGETHTPGTVRPGLKALFRPSQGMGFDSKDKEEPRHPKKEPQGTPKWHLGSLTPFDAGSSVKQPKMDLPDPYKGDTRGQKATQWLDQMMLWVALHRDQFDKEEQMVVWILYHMEDKAADWALPIIGAIIEGKGNPPTTIQGLTTKFKEAFANPNAKRAAARKIATLSQTTTTSKYVTEFCNLMAELDWNKEAFIAQFTQGLHWKVKELLSTKDSIPNKLEAIFAASIKIDNICHKNKENQPKKAPAKSPATVATTSTTTTQRVRLSKDPNYVTPEERDRRHASGLCIKCGQKGHGIKQCPNGWKATIKEAAKVGEVVELEKE; from the coding sequence atggaaccagagccaacccttagcgctctccttgaggctattgCAGCCCTCACcacccaagttgggtccctccaggaccaagtcaagtctcaaggcaagcaaatcaTTCAGCTCactgccatatgcaaggagaccaacaaccttgttggagacaaggatcagggcggagcccaaaccaagcctggcccattgactgggcctgtcacccctcctacccactcaggaggggaaacccacactccaggcacggttaggcctggactcaaagcCCTGTTCCGGCCCTCTCAAGGCATGGGTTTTGAttccaaggacaaggaagaaccaaggcacccaaaaaaggaacctcaaggaacgcctaagTGGCACCTtgggtccctcaccccctttgatgcCGGGTCCAGCGTGAAgcaacccaagatggacctcccagacCCCTATAAGGGAGACACTAGGGGACAAAAAGCCACCCAGTGGCTGGACCAAATGATGCTTTGGGTTGCCCTTCACAGGGAtcaatttgacaaggaagaacagatggttgtctggatcctctaccacatggaGGACAAGGCAGCCGATTGGGCGCTCCCCATAATTGGGGCAATTATTgagggcaagggcaacccCCCTACCACTATCCAGGGCCTAACCACCAAATTTAAAGAGGCCTTTGCCAACCCCAACGCCAAACGGGCTGCGGCCAGAAAAATTGCCACCCTCTCCCAGACAACAACCACCTCCAAGTACGTCACAGAGTTCTGCAATTTgatggcggaattagactggaacaaggaggccttcATTGCGCAATTCACGCAAGGTCTCCATTGGAAAGTCAAGGAGCTGctgtcaaccaaggatagcatCCCCAACAAGCTTGAGGCAATTTTTGCAGCCTCAATAAAAATTGATAACATCTGCCacaaaaacaaggagaaccagccaaaaaaggcacccgccaagtccccagccaccgtggccaccacctctaccaccaccacgcagAGGGTCCGTTTATCCAAGGACCCTAATTACGTCACACCAGAAGAACGGGACCGCCGCCACGCTTCAGGACTCTGCATAAAATgtggtcaaaagggacacgggatcaaacaatgccccaatggatggaaggccaccatcaaagaagccgccaaggtGGGAGAAGTAGTAGAGTTGGAAAAAGAATGA
- a CDS encoding Retrotransposon-derived protein PEG10 yields the protein MSATPEPDSAPGGADIRRNPTRTSQSSTFDEGPARRRGISGTSSVGTSRASSPTYAARGPSVMPGSMPGSEDETTVIEDNTLSSKSIAEPIVVQDTPPRLPATHIQPSNRSSVTIEDITAQEGDTTLRRHNLTGTTIRQARTRSTSNMGYHETALQSIPASITSSRRTSPVELDQRLGEPTLGHQPTALIAHQPQPQIPMQGLPISRAAIADYEAKSHQVMPQVRVEAAISSAINDIKDDIALKMGPIKYIHANSSESAAALRQVGRDVADLNLQTNYIRRSLGEVSEEQRAAQTAHNHLVNQVEELQDKVDALPQLFQDVESRIATMEERLLEAILEVDRKIGLLKEPETERTETESNSEEEDGDNLHLSRQRQSSPARRTSIPKEARLKQPNVFNGKRGTEAETFIMKVEIYFKEYPGTFTDERKIRATLTNMGEGEPVKWASPLMQKHLSDEPHEYLTSWNAFKAAFLLNFNLDWDEKALIDTFKKGLKINLQSELICMKITTPKIDNYSLEQIIEVAIRTDDTLQQAASIRDTTTPPSILKKGRTNNYRPTERFPAETFLKRSQAESPLEPSEDSDEVYIMKGTNDTLPTYTSIEGIMDPIKTLIDSGSSQNFMDITFARNLKIPLIELHSPRTVIAIDGKEVEEKI from the exons aTGTCTGCCACTCCTGAGCCTGACAGTGCCCCAGGGGGTGCAGATATTAGAAGAAACCCTACTAGAACCAGTCAATCTTCAACCTTTGATGAAGGACCAGCAAGAAGGAGGGGAATCTCAGGAACCTCATCTGTAGGAACCTCTAGAGCCTCTTCTCCTACCTATGCAGCGAGGGGACCATCTGTCATGCCAGGATCAATGCCTGGCTCTGAGGATGAAACTACTGTGATTGAGGACaatacactgagcagcaaaagtattgcag AACCCATAGTAGTGCAGGATACACCTCCTAGACTACCAGCCACTCATATCCAGCCTTCCAACAGATCTTCTGTCACTATAGAAGACATTACTGCCCAGGAAGGGGATACCACTCTTAGGAGACACAACCTTACTGGTACCACCATAAGACAAgcaagaacaagaagcacTTCCAATATGGGGTATCATGAAACAGCCCTACAGAGCATTCCTGCATCCATTACATCTAGTAGGAGAACAAGCCCTGTAGAGCTTGACCAAAGGCTGGGGGAACCCACACTGGGTCACCAGCCAACAGCATTAATTGCACACCAACCACAACCCCAGATACCTATGCAGGGGTTACCTATATCCAGGGCTGCTATAGCTGACTATGAGGCCAAGAGCCATCAGGTGATGCCTCAAGTCAGGGTAGAAGCAGCCATCAGCAGTGCCATCAATGATATCAAAGATGACATTGCCTTGAAGATGGGCCCTATCAAATACATACATGCTAATAGCTCTGAAAGTGCAGCTGCCCTGAGACAAGTGGGCAGAGATGTAGCAGACCTCAACCTACAGACCAACTATATAAGAAGGAGCTTAGGTGAAGTCTCTGAGGAGCAAAGAGCAGCTCAAACAGCCCATAACCACCTTGTAAATCAAGTAGAGGAGCTACAAGACAAGGTGGATGCATTGCCTCAACTCTTTCAAGATGTGGAATCCAGAATAGCTACCATGGAGGAAAGACTTTTGGAAGCAATTTTGGAGGTAGACAGGAAGATAGGACTACTTAAAGAACCAGAAACAGAAAGAACTGAGACGGAAAGCAACAGTGAGGAAGAGGATGGTGATAATCTTCACCTCTCTAGACAGAGACAGTCCTCTCCAGCCAGAAGAACCTCCATTCCAAAGGAAGCCAGACTTAAACAGCCAAATGTCTTCAATGGAAAAAGAGGTACTGAAGCTGAAACATTCATCATGAAGGTGGAAATATATTTCAAAGAGTACCCTGGTACCTTCACTGATGAAAGAAAGATCAGGGCCACCTTAACCAATATGGGAGAAGGTGAACCAGTCAAATGGGCCAGTCCCCTGATGCAGAAACATCTCAGTGATGAACCTCATGAGTACCTGACTTCCTGGAATGCATTCAAAGCAGCATTCCTACTCAACTTCA ATCTTGATTGGGATGAGAAAGCTCTCATTGACACCTTCAAAAAGGGACTCAAGATTAACCTGCAGTCAGAATTGATTTGCATGAAGATCACTACTCCTAAAATTGACAACTACTCTTTGGAGCAAATCATTGAAGTAGCCATCAGGACTGATGACACTCTTCAACAGGCAGCTTCAATCAGGGACACTACTACACCACCTAGTATCCTAAAGAAAGGAAGGACCAACAACTATAGACCTACAGAGAGGTTCCCTGCAGAGACTTTTCTGAAGAGAAGCCAGGCAG AGAGTCCCCTAGAGCCCTCAGAGGATAGTGATGAGGTGTATATTATGAAAGGAACAAATGATACTCTACCCACTTACACTTCCATTGAGGGAATCATGGACCCCATCAAAACGCTTATTGACTCTGGCTCTTCACAAAACTTCATGGATATTACCTTTGCTAGGAACCTCAAGATTCCTCTGATTGAACTTCACTCCCCTAGGACAGTCATAGCCATTGATGGAAAAGAAGTAGAAGAAAAAATTTGA
- a CDS encoding Retrotransposable element Tf2 protein → MPLGDTPLILGLSWLREANPTICWRDFSLSYQDEEPMKGKLAEIEELPSEIEDFQDVFSEELFKQLPQHRSFDCSINFKEGSELPKPAKAYPMSPAESKAMKEYMEKELLDGKIEPSHSPIASPCFFVRKADGGLRLVVDYRKINGIIITDQFPMPLQSDLLEKVKDAKIFSKLDLKSGYNNIRIKAGEEWKTAFRTKDDEILIYSRNREEHTKHLREVLRRIRDNNLYLKLAKCLFYTTEVTYIGIVITPEGISMEKEKIKAVQEWKEPKTVKQLQSFIGFANFYRRFIKDFSTIVKPLTLLTRQEVKWKWGEAEQQAFDRVKEEIGKDPVLIHPDAQKPYFLQTDASGVAMGAVLSQRHTDGYLHPIAFLSKSFDDPQTNYDTHDKELLAIITSLEHWRLFLEGTTEPITVNTDHKNLEYWKTVHTFNRQHARWYQILAPFNFNIVYRPGKISEKPDALSRRPDHLDIPNKEQIMIDPKHFLVMKAEVTTDIISQIREAQEEDESIQTLIATVKHKEELPTSVAKQFAKYQWKEELLWYEERIFVPDSKAIRLELLEQYHDSPIAGHQGQAHTLELLSRDYYWPGMKAQVNRYVESCENCQRSKGHKHTVPIRPLPIPSRPWEDIAYDMIVKLPLSNGYDSILVVIDCFSKQAHFIPCIDKTNAKEMAEIFIKEVWKLHGTPRTTISDRGRVFNKEFQRALYEKLGIKPLYSTAYHPETDGLAERTNQWLEGFLRSYCNYAQDDWAKWLPIAEFCHNNQVNSATGKSAFETVYGMHPRWNIAPTTSNVPHAEDMTKQMELIWDEVKASMEFHKAKEKAPRQEYKVGDKVWLMTTNIQTKRPAKKLDNRKAGPFTITEKISSHAYRLDLPNNIKIHNLFHLNLLAPFKEDTDFHRRQVKPPPIITEEGEEEYEVEKIVAWKKDKEGLRYQVRWKGYDELEDTMERAEKIAQLPEIMERFKKEFPNGPLPPEIKTLGKKKRTIKGKPAYMSMEQGHQEGVGITPSEQADQPDMEPFQLATARILDPRHENPGNNTPLEDPVAREKETPLVDEATRNKTVKDFIEDFFAKFPEETQPPKTEANKKWITNDHLTSTQKVYGFLMELIMGVKRLEKHIDNHLKMEQEMLDHGISQEVIDQLDKVLPLSALWEAKNNSESNSNKSGSTEIQYIMPAIRTETRISKATGDATSYHLDRSSEHRTKFPWSQDNLDQWAPPDPSMGWDMGNDQPPITNIYDWHKVITRCDSFQQSKAYAKLLDP, encoded by the exons ATGCCACTAGGAGATACTCCACTCATTCTAGGTCTCTCTTGGCTAAGAGAAGCCAACCCTACCATCTGCTGGAGGGATTTCTCATTAAGCTACCAGGATGAGGAACCTATGAAAGGAAAACTGGCAGAGATAGAGGAACTCCCTTCTGAGATAGAAGACTTCCAAGATGTATTCTCTGAAGAGCTCTTTAAACAACTACCTCAACACAGATCCTTTGATTGCTCCATTAACTTCAAGGAAGGGAGTGAACTTCCAAAACCTGCTAAAGCCTATCCCATGTCTCCAGCAGAGTCCAAAGCCATGAAAGAATATATGGAGAAGGAACTATTGGATGGGAAAATTGAACCAAGTCACTCTCCTATTGCTTCCCCATGCTTCTTTGTGAGGAAAGCTGATGGGGGACTGAGACTAGTAGTGGACTATAGGAAGATCAATGGCATCATCATCACAGATCAATTCCCCATGCCCTTGCAGTCTGACCTTCTAGAAAAGGTCAAGGATGCCAAGATTTTCTCCAAACTTGATCTGAAATCAGGATACAATAACATCAGAATCAAGGCAGGGGaggaatggaaaactgctttCAGGACAAAGGATG ATGAGATACTGATCTACTCTAGGAATAGGGAAGAACACACCAAACATCTCAGGGAAGTACTTAGAAGAATCAGGGACAACAACCTGTACCTGAAACTTGCAAAGTGCCTATTCTACACCACTGAAGTAACCTATATTGGCATTGTGATTACCCCAGAAGGTATCTCCatggagaaagaaaagatcaaggcagtacaggaatggaaggagcCTAAGACTGTCAAGCAACTGCAGTCTTTcataggatttgccaacttctaCAGACGCTTTATCAAGGACTTCAGCACTATTGTAAAACCCCTAACTCTACTTACCAGGCAGGAAGTaaagtggaagtggggtgAAGCTGAACAGCAAGCCTTTGATAGAGTCAAGGAGGAAATTGGAAAGGACCCAGTACTTATTCACCCTGATGCCCAGAAACCTTACTTCTTACAAACTGATGCCTCTGGAGTAGCTATGGGTGCTGTGCTTAGCCAAAGACACACTGATGGCTACCTACACCCTATTGCCTTCCTATCCAAGAGCTTTGATGATCCCCAGACTaactatgacacacatgacaaggagctactAGCCATCATTACTTCCCTGGAACATTGGAGActtttcctggaaggcacAACTGAGCCCATCACTGTCAACACTGATCAcaaaaacctggaatactggaagacAGTCCACACCTTCAACAGGCAACATGCAAGGTGGTACCAAATCCTGGCACCCTTCAACTTCAACATTGTCTACAGACCTGGAAAAATATCTGAGAAGCCTGATGCCCTATCAAGAAGACCTGATCACTTGGACATTCCTAACAAGGAACAGATAATGATTGATCCTAAACACTTCCTGGTAATGAAGGCAGAGGTAACAACAGACATTATTTCTCAGATCAGAGAGGCTCAGGAGGAAGATGAGTCAATTCAAACACTGATTGCTACTGTCAAACACAAGGAAGAACTACCTACTAGTGTAGCAAAACAGTTTGCTAAATACCAATGGAAAGAAGAGCTCCTATGGTATGAGGAAAGAATCTTTGTACCAGACAGCAAGGCTATCAGACTTGAACTCCTAGAACAGTACCATGACTCCCCCATTGCTGGCCATCAAGGGCAAGCACATACTTTGGAACTCCTGTCAAGAGATTATTactggccaggaatgaaagCCCAAGTAAACAGATATGTGGAATCATGTGAAAACTGCCAAAGGAGTAAAGGCCACAAACATACAGTCCCCATAAGACCACTACCTATTCCAAGCAGGCCCTGGGAGGATAttgcctatgacatgatagtcAAACTCCCACTATCCAATGGATATGACAGTATTCTAGTGGTAATAGACTGCTTTTCAAAGCAGGCTCACTTTATTCCTTGCATAGATAAAACCAATGCTAAGGAAATGGCTGAAATCTTTATCAAGGAAGTATGGAAACTGCATGGTACCCCTAGGACAACAATCTCAGATAGAGGCAGGGTATTCAACAAGGAATTCCAAAGGGCCTTAtatgagaaattgggaataaagcCTCTATACTCTACTGCCTATCACCCTGAGACAGATGGCCTTGCAGAAAGAACAAACCAATGGTTGGAGGGATTCTTGCGCAGCTACTGCAACTATGCACAAGATGATTGGGCAAAATGGCTACCTATAGCTGAGTTCTGTCACAACAATCAAGTCAACTCTGCAACTGGCAAATCAGCCTTTGAGACAGTGTATGGGATGCACCCAAGATGGAATATTGCACCTACCACCTCCAATGTACCACATGCAGAAGACATGACCAAACAAATGGAACTAATTTGGGATGAAGTCAAGGCTTCCATGGAGTTCCAcaaagcaaaggaaaaggcacccagacaggaatacaaagtaggaGATAAAGTGTGGCTAATGACCACCAATATCCAAACAAAGAGACCTGCAAAGAAACTGGACAACAGAAAAGCTGGACCCTTCACTATCACTGAAAAGATCTCATCCCATGCTTACAGACTAGACCTTCCTAACAACATAAAAATCCACAATCTCTTCCATCTCAATCTCCTGGCTCCCTTCAAAGAGGACACTGACTTCCACAGAAGACAAGTGAAACCTCCTCCCATTATAAcagaagaaggagaagaggagtatGAAGTGGAAAAGATTGTGGCATGGAAAAAGGACAAGGAGGGACTGAGATATCAGGTcagatggaaaggatatgatgagCTAGAGGATACCATGGAGAGGGCTGAAAAGATTGCCCAACTGCCTGAGATCATGGAGAGATTCAAAAAGGAGTTCCCTAATGGGCCTCTACCTCCTGAAATCAAAACCTtaggaaagaaaaagaggaCAATAAAGGGGAAACCTGCTTATATGA GCATGGAACAGGGACATCAGGAAGGAGTAGGAATTACCCCTTCTGAACAGGCTGACCAACCAGATATGGAACCATTTCAACTTGCTACTGCTAGGATCCTAGACCCTAGGCATGAGAATCCAGGGAATAACACACCCTTGGAGGACCCTGTTGCTagggaaaaggaaacccctttgGTAGATGAGGCAACCAGGAATAAGACAGTGAAGgattttattgaagacttctttgccaaattccctgaggagactcaaccaccaaaaactgaggcaaacaagaaatggatTACTAATGACCACCTTACAAGTACCCAAAAGGTCTATGGATTCTTAATGGAACTAATAATGGGAGTCAAAAGGTTGGagaaacatattgacaaccatctaaagatggaacaggaaatgCTGGATCATGGTATTTCTCAGGAAGTAATTGACCAATTGGATAAAGTACTTCCCTTGTCTGCCCTCTGGGAGGCCAAGAACAACAGTGAATCCAATTCCAACAAATCAGGGTCTACTGAAATCCAAT ACATCATGCCTGCCATCAGAACAGAGACCAGGATCTCCAAGGCAACTGGGGATGCCACCTCTTACCACCTTGACAGATCCAGTGAGCACAGGACCAAGTTCCCTTGGTCCCAGGACAACCTGGATCAATGGGCACCCCCAGATCCATCCATGGGCTGGGACATGGGGAATGATCAACCCCCTATCACCAACATCTATGACTGGCATAAGGTCATCACAAGATGTGACTCTTTCCAACAATCCAAGGCTTATGCCAAACTACTTGATCCCTAA
- a CDS encoding Transposase has translation MPKALPPSDVQNVVDKFKKGLHYSEIHSQTGVSTGMISRIRAMHFPELPKHSGGHPSKLSPTNICHATHLLTGPAPTTPCLVAQEISSTNGVPVSSLNVHWAVQKAGVVPFVKPKKPAMTKEHIKACYEFAMAHQHWTIDDWKRIQWSNETKFNRFGSDGHHYAYKGLARHLSPTRSSKHHKHGGGHIMIRACMGWEGSGLMCKIDGSLTATPQILAWASMQPLLDMEKVIFKQDNASSHKAHVVKDWFQENGLEVFEWPANSPDLNPIENLWDQVKRELYSYETPASGMLESWEREAFQGLKDALTNVPVLCHANPTKPYFLEADASGAALGSILSQHQEDGCLHPLGFLSESFKGAKQNYDMHDKELLAIMRSFEYWHIFLEGTAHPITVFTNHQNLEYWKESHTFNCHHTQWHLLLAGYNLQIVYHPSKQSSKPDALS, from the exons ATGCCTAAAGCTTTGCCTCCCTCTGATGTCCAGAATGTTGTTGATAAGTTCAAAAAAGGCCTTCACTACTCAGAAATTCACTCTCAAACTGGTGTCAGTACTGGAATGATTAGCAGGATAAGGGCAATGCACTTTCCTGAGCTCCCCAAGCACTCTGGTGGCCACCCTTCTAAGCTCTCACCAACCAATATTTGCCATGCCACCCACTTGTTGACTGGCCCTGCCCCCACAACCCCATGCCTAGTTGCTCAAGAGATCTCTAGCACAAATGGGGTCCCTGTCTCAAGCCTTAATGTGCATTGGGCAGTGCAGAAAGCTGGTGTGGTACCTTTTGTCAAGCCCAAAAAGCCAGCTATGACAAAGGAACATATCAAGGCATGCTATGAATTTGCTATGGCACACCAGCACTGGACAATTGATGACTGGAAGAGGATCCAATGGTCAAATGAGACCAAGTTCAACAGATTTGGGTCAGATGGGCACCACTATGCCTATAAAGGGTTGGCTAGGCACCTCAGCCCCACCAGATCATCAAAACACCACAAGCATGGAGGAGGCCATATCATGATTAGGGCATGCATGGGATGGGAAGGCTCTGGTCTTATGTGCAAGATAGATGGGTCTCTcactgctaccccccaaattttggcttgggccagcatgcaaccactt ttgGACATGGAGAAGGTCATATTTAAGCAAGACAATGCAAGCTCCCACAAGGCCCATGTTGTAAAGGACTGGTTCCAAGAGAATGGCTTAGAGGTCTTTGAGTGGCCTGCTAACTCCCCAGACCTCAATCCAATTGAAAACCTTTGGGATCAAGTCAAGAGGGAACTTTATAGCTATGAAACCCCTGCAAGTGGGATGTTGGAATCATGGGAGAGG GAGGCCTTCCAGGGGCTGAAGGATGCTCTCACCAATGTCCCCGTCCTGTGCCATGCCAACCCTACAAAGCCCTATTTCCTTGAGGCAGATGCATCTGGTGCTGCCTTAGGATCTATTCTAAGCCAACATCAGGAGGATGGCTGCCTACACCCCTTAGGGTTCCTGTCAGAATCTTTcaagggagccaaacagAATTATGACATGCATGACAAAGAACTACTTGCAATCATGCGTTCATTTGAGTACTGGCATATATTCCTAGAAGGGACAGCACATCCAATCACTGTCTTCACCAACCACCAGAACcttgagtactggaaggagtcccacACCTTTAATTGCCACCACAcacaatggcacctactGCTTGCTGGGTATAATTTACAAATTGTATACCACCCCAGCAAACAATCCAGTAAACCAGATGCACTGTCCTGA
- a CDS encoding integrase core domain protein has protein sequence MLPNPVFANVALALPKKELQCCTESSLDQDKSLEEILKFLQNKSKALPSIKWAFKDYQMEAGLLFYQGRIVVLDIGTFQTDLLCIFHNSPLASHPGRQCTLELVTQNYYWPGIRANTYWHVDSCKICQRICKPRYASIPPQPLELPTRPWQHISYNMIVDLPKDGNSNSILVIVDSFTKYIILVECSKKLKALELANLFLRHVWKKYGMPEKTVLDCRQVFNNKFLKALYPRLGIDPHYSSAYHPQSNGQTEHVNPSVKHFLRAYLGINQKDWAKWLPMVEFAYNNAVHSATSKTPGICVHASWVMTTPFKALHGWEPTLTPSNVPTDVPEADELASQMEAQWREIKSALQQSKSRMVASKEGDPLEFKVGEEVWLDAKNLKLKTLSPKLTK, from the exons ATGCTACCCAaccctgtctttgccaacgttgcaCTAGCCCTACCCAAGAAAGAGTTACAATGCTGCACAGAGTCCAGCCTGGACCaggacaagtccctggaggaGATCCTCAAGTTCCTGCAAAACAAATCCAAAGCCCTGCCATCCATCAAATGGGCATTTAAGGATTACCAAATGGAAGCTGGATTGTTGTTCTACCAGGGAAGGATTGTGGTACTGGACATAGGAACCTTCCAAACAGATCTACTCTGTAtattccacaacagcccccTGGCCAGTCACCCAGGGAGACAATGTACCCTAGAACTGGTGACACAaaactactattggccaggTATCAGGGCCAACACCTATTGGCATGTAGATTCCTGCAAGATCTGTCAACGCATCTGCAAGCCTAGATACGCCTCCATTCCACCACAGCCCCTTGAATTACCTACTAGGCCATGGCAACACATCtcttacaacatgattgttgACTTACCCAAGGATGGTAATAGCAATTCCATACTAGTCATAGTGGATAGCTTTACCAAGTACATAATTCTGgtagaatgttccaagaaactTAAGGCCCTGGAACTAGCCAATCTATTCCTGAGACATGTATGGAAGAAATATGGAATGCCTGAAAAAACAGTATTGGACTGCAGACAAgtattcaataacaaattcctgaaggcctTGTACCCAcgcctaggaatagacccccattACTCATCTGCTTATCACCCCCAAAGCAATGGGCAAACAGAACATGTAAACCCATCTGTCAAACATTTCCTGAGGGCGTATTTGGGCATCaaccagaaagactgggcaaaatggctcccaatggtggaatttgcatacaacaatgcagtACACAGTGCAACCAGCAAAACCcct ggtatctgtgttcatgcctcttgggtcatgacaacCCCCTTCAAAGCCCTGCATGGGTGGGAACCCACTCTGACCCCAAGTAATGTTCCCAcagatgtcccagaagcagatgaaCTGGCATCTCAAATGGAAGCTCAGTGGAGGGAAATCAAATCTGCACTCCAGCAATCCAAGTCAAGGATGGTAGCCAGCAAGGAAGGGGATCCATTGGAATTCAAGGTTGGAGAAgaagtctggctagatgccAAAAACCTTAAACTCAAAACATTAAGCCCCAAACTTACCAAATAA